In Methanococcoides sp. LMO-2, a single window of DNA contains:
- a CDS encoding SagB/ThcOx family dehydrogenase has translation MSGDRQKDRNDQLDPGADPVDPSPEIELPEPTIQSGFSIEQTLSERRSLRSYSGEALSLSDVSQLMWAAQGLTLDNFFRTAPSAGALYPLEVYLVVGNVDGMNAGVYRYVPSRHSIVKVLDGDKRDDLCRVSLSQPQIRDAAAVVVITAVYSRIMVKYGNRGVRYAHIEVGCAAENIYLQGMSLGIGTCAVGAFEDEKVAAILDLPVDEEPLLLLPLGYM, from the coding sequence ATGAGTGGGGATAGACAAAAAGACAGAAACGATCAGCTTGATCCGGGAGCAGATCCTGTTGATCCATCACCTGAGATCGAACTTCCGGAACCGACAATTCAAAGCGGCTTTTCCATCGAACAAACCCTTTCAGAAAGGCGATCACTTCGTTCCTATTCAGGGGAGGCGTTATCACTTTCCGATGTGTCACAATTAATGTGGGCTGCACAGGGTTTGACCCTGGATAACTTCTTCAGGACAGCACCTTCAGCCGGTGCACTTTATCCTCTTGAGGTATACCTGGTCGTCGGTAATGTGGATGGGATGAATGCTGGTGTTTACAGGTATGTGCCATCCAGGCATTCAATAGTAAAAGTCCTTGATGGCGACAAAAGGGATGATCTCTGCAGGGTATCGCTGTCACAACCACAGATAAGGGATGCTGCTGCGGTTGTCGTGATCACAGCAGTCTATTCACGCATAATGGTAAAGTACGGGAATCGCGGGGTCAGGTATGCACATATCGAAGTGGGCTGTGCTGCTGAGAATATATATCTTCAGGGAATGTCACTTGGAATCGGGACGTGTGCAGTAGGTGCGTTCGAGGACGAGAAAGTTGCTGCTATCCTTGACCTGCCGGTCGATGAAGAGCCGTTGCTGCTACTGCCTCTGGGGTATATGTAA
- a CDS encoding ATP-binding protein, producing MHNQKIPFSAQNIDPTKTYHFSTDHISYLEKGFVDDLDGTIDASQLEIKTFENVRILKIIGLTDFWKINANQKKTIHGLMSYLLSGLHEGNIPVLFGIFGRPDNIEIFMGTFGSDVSRVEGNIITLKKTLNAFFEGISIKMQEFDDFDNLIKEFKQSGIVVSSPSYSGKISNQSTLDVTSQSKKNLELMGSSTEIDELLRGMYGENFCYLIYAIPVSNKEITAYNNMILKELRSLQESMLSHSATQNIRSPLGQTYEELLNNYLRSIKTAKRTGLWNSSIFLFTQSPETMNNLKAISKAVFGSNRTMNDRVQTLSLTGKLIKNGLIMNPPPTSPGQLQHPYAYMNTLNSNDLGVFINLPSQEMPGFSIKPYGRFKVSKQDTDDINITIGEILDRREKTHNCYKIPVGNLNKHGLIVGTTGSGKTNTLFFLLKDLWKKNKIPFLVIEPAKTEYRSLLFSEELKNDLKVFTLGDENTFPFRINPFEILDGVTVQTHIDLLKSVFNTSFYMWGPLPHVLEQCLHEIYIDRGWNLASNTNRLGLHNGANPTLTDLYNKVDDVVDKLGYGKETTMEIKGSLKTRIDSMRIGGKGLMLDTRRTMPFETFLNKPTILELESLGDDDEKCFVMGLILTRMYEYYISKGTTEKVDLKHITVIEEAHRLLGTSQNDNPYVGNTRGKSVETFTNILAEIRAYGEGILISEQIPTKLAPDILKNTNLKIMHRIVAEDDRKAMSATMNILEQEALMVTTFSPGYAAVYSEGDTGAYYVKVPYSKIKAPSSENKDDLIKNAMLDPIQDKKALAPYEGCAKYCSNICQYKNLGRNVSRKRLFLPKIPYLILAMLDDAPSLPEILAQMAESGREEGELSKNAVGIGICALVHGLEYFFDQVSLRYQWSFEDREKIQSILLDFTIEMLKEYHKDPQQFSYESLDQEKIKEFNEYYQQICTGKQPTNLCGKICTENTCLYRYYLSKMLNDEEYKRRSIQLFDENDHLQWKQFYHKMIRELILPDISDDLIQKLGLCCILQTGFSKEIYPLKIKILIENIIADYPDSIPDEENLI from the coding sequence TTGCATAATCAAAAAATTCCATTTTCAGCACAAAACATTGATCCAACTAAAACATATCATTTTTCAACCGACCATATTTCATACCTCGAGAAAGGATTTGTTGATGATTTAGATGGAACTATTGATGCATCTCAATTGGAAATAAAAACGTTTGAAAATGTTCGGATACTAAAAATAATTGGTCTCACTGATTTTTGGAAGATAAACGCAAACCAGAAAAAAACAATACACGGTTTGATGTCATACCTGCTTTCTGGATTACATGAAGGAAATATCCCGGTTCTATTTGGTATATTCGGACGTCCAGACAACATTGAAATTTTCATGGGAACCTTTGGAAGTGACGTTTCAAGAGTTGAGGGAAATATTATCACTCTTAAAAAAACACTAAATGCATTTTTTGAAGGTATTTCCATAAAAATGCAGGAATTTGATGATTTCGATAATCTTATCAAAGAGTTCAAGCAATCGGGAATAGTTGTCTCTAGCCCTTCATACTCTGGGAAAATATCTAATCAATCTACTTTAGATGTAACTTCTCAAAGCAAGAAAAACCTAGAATTGATGGGAAGTTCAACGGAGATTGATGAACTGTTGAGAGGAATGTATGGAGAGAACTTTTGTTATCTCATTTATGCAATTCCTGTATCTAATAAGGAAATCACAGCTTATAATAATATGATTCTCAAAGAATTGCGATCTCTTCAGGAATCGATGCTGAGCCATTCTGCGACTCAAAATATTCGCAGTCCACTTGGCCAGACGTATGAAGAATTACTGAACAACTATTTGCGTTCGATAAAAACGGCGAAAAGAACAGGCCTCTGGAATTCATCCATATTTCTCTTTACTCAATCTCCTGAGACCATGAATAATTTAAAAGCGATTTCAAAAGCCGTATTTGGAAGCAACCGCACAATGAATGATAGAGTTCAGACATTAAGTTTAACGGGAAAACTGATAAAGAATGGTCTAATCATGAATCCCCCTCCCACTTCTCCGGGACAATTACAGCATCCATATGCCTACATGAATACTCTCAATTCGAATGATTTGGGTGTTTTTATCAATCTACCTTCTCAGGAAATGCCAGGGTTCTCAATAAAACCCTATGGGCGTTTTAAAGTGTCAAAGCAGGATACTGATGATATAAATATTACCATCGGAGAGATTCTTGACAGAAGGGAAAAAACACATAATTGTTACAAAATTCCTGTGGGAAATCTCAATAAACATGGGTTGATTGTCGGAACTACCGGTAGTGGGAAAACAAATACTCTTTTCTTTCTGTTAAAAGACCTCTGGAAGAAAAATAAAATTCCGTTTTTGGTTATAGAACCCGCAAAGACCGAATATCGGTCTCTTCTTTTCAGTGAGGAATTAAAGAACGATCTCAAAGTCTTTACACTTGGGGATGAGAATACCTTCCCATTTCGAATCAATCCATTTGAAATACTTGACGGAGTAACGGTACAGACACATATTGATCTTCTCAAATCTGTATTTAATACAAGTTTCTATATGTGGGGCCCCCTGCCTCATGTCCTTGAACAATGTCTTCATGAGATCTATATCGACCGGGGGTGGAATCTTGCATCAAATACTAATCGACTTGGGCTCCATAATGGTGCAAATCCGACATTAACTGACCTTTACAACAAAGTGGATGATGTAGTCGACAAGTTGGGATATGGAAAAGAAACCACAATGGAAATAAAGGGATCTCTCAAGACGCGAATAGATAGCATGCGAATTGGTGGAAAGGGGCTTATGCTCGATACACGACGAACGATGCCCTTTGAGACATTTTTAAATAAACCAACGATACTGGAATTGGAGTCCCTTGGTGATGATGATGAAAAATGTTTTGTTATGGGTCTCATTCTCACACGAATGTATGAATACTATATCTCCAAGGGAACTACAGAGAAAGTTGATTTGAAACACATCACTGTTATTGAAGAGGCACACAGATTACTGGGAACATCCCAAAATGATAATCCTTATGTAGGGAACACCAGAGGGAAATCGGTTGAGACCTTTACCAATATACTGGCAGAGATTCGCGCATATGGAGAGGGAATTTTAATTTCAGAACAGATTCCCACAAAACTTGCACCTGATATTCTGAAGAATACTAATTTAAAGATAATGCATCGCATTGTTGCAGAAGATGACAGGAAGGCTATGAGTGCAACGATGAACATCTTGGAACAAGAAGCATTGATGGTCACAACATTCTCTCCAGGATATGCAGCGGTCTATAGTGAGGGAGACACAGGAGCATACTATGTAAAGGTGCCTTATTCAAAAATTAAAGCACCCTCCTCTGAAAATAAAGATGATCTAATAAAAAATGCGATGCTGGATCCTATTCAAGATAAGAAAGCACTTGCTCCGTATGAAGGATGTGCTAAATATTGTAGTAACATTTGTCAATACAAAAACCTTGGGAGAAATGTCTCCAGAAAAAGGTTGTTTTTGCCCAAGATACCATATCTAATACTTGCTATGCTTGATGATGCGCCCAGTCTTCCTGAAATATTAGCACAGATGGCGGAATCAGGTCGGGAGGAGGGAGAATTATCAAAGAATGCCGTGGGTATCGGGATTTGTGCTCTCGTTCATGGATTAGAGTATTTCTTTGACCAGGTAAGTCTTCGATACCAATGGTCTTTTGAAGATAGGGAAAAAATACAGAGCATTCTCTTGGACTTTACCATTGAGATGCTTAAAGAGTATCACAAAGACCCACAACAATTTTCATATGAATCTCTTGACCAAGAAAAAATTAAAGAATTCAATGAATACTATCAACAGATCTGTACTGGAAAACAGCCAACCAATCTATGTGGGAAAATCTGTACAGAAAATACCTGCCTGTATCGTTATTATCTTTCTAAGATGTTAAACGATGAAGAATATAAGAGAAGATCCATTCAACTTTTCGATGAGAATGATCACCTTCAATGGAAACAATTCTACCATAAAATGATTCGGGAACTAATACTTCCGGATATCTCAGATGATCTTATCCAGAAGCTCGGTCTTTGCTGTATTCTTCAAACCGGTTTTTCGAAAGAGATCTACCCTCTTAAAATCAAAATATTAATTGAAAATATCATTGCAGATTACCCTGACAGTATACCAGATGAAGAAAATCTGATTTGA